Proteins encoded by one window of Camelus dromedarius isolate mCamDro1 chromosome 27, mCamDro1.pat, whole genome shotgun sequence:
- the SSBP4 gene encoding single-stranded DNA-binding protein 4 isoform X1 produces MYAKGGKGSAVPSDSQAREKLALYVYEYLLHVGAQKSAQTFLSEIRWEKNITLGEPPGFLHSWWCVFWDLYCAAPDRREACEHSSEAKAFQDYSAAAAPSPVMGSMAPNDAMASGPMAPGFFQPFMSPRFPGGPRPTLRMPSQPPVGLPGSQPLLPGAMDPSPRAQGHSSMGPLQRVTPPRGMTSVGPQSYGGGMRPPPNSLAGPGLPTMSMGPGVRGPWASPSGNSIPYSSSSPGSYSGPPGGGGPPGTPIMPSPGDSTNSSENMYTIMNPIGPGAGRANFPLGPGPEGPMAAMSAMEPHHVNGSLGSGDLDGLPKSSPGAVAGLSNTPGTPRDDSEMAAAGTFLHPFPSESVSDCVDSPPAAASGRRGLAGRPRRGGRGARARP; encoded by the exons ATGTACGCCAAGGGGGGCAAGGGCTCGGCTGTGCCCTCCGATAGCCAGGCACGCGAGAA GTTGGCGCTGTACGTATATGAGTACCTGCTGCACGTCGGTGCCCAGAAGTCAGCCCAGACTTTTCTGTCCGAG ATCCGATGGGAGAAGAACATTACGCTGGGGGAGCCTCCGGGCTTCCTGCATTCCTGGTGGTG CGTGTTCTGGGACTTGTACTGTGCAGCGCCCGACCGCAGAGAGGCATGCGAGCACTCGAGTGAAGCCAAGGCCTTCCAGGACTAT AGTGCTGCAGCGGCTCCCAGCCCAGTGATGGGGAGCATGGCCCCCAATGATGCAATGGCATCAGGCCCCATGGCACCCGGCTTCTTCCAG CCCTTCATGTCGCCGCGGTTCCCAGGGGGCCCCCGGCCCACCCTGCGGATGCCAAGTCAG CCTCCCGTGGgcctccctggctcccagcccctcctccctggcgCCATGGACCCCTCCCCGCGTGCTCAGG GGCACTCGAGCATGGGCCCACTGCAGAGGGTGACACCTCCACGGGGCATGACCAGCGTTGGGCCCCAG AGCTACGGAGGTGGCATGCGGCCCCCACCCAACTCTCTTGCTGGCCCGGGTTTGCCCACCATGAGCAT GGGACCCGGGGTGCGTGGCCCGTGGGCCAGCCCCAGTGGCAACTCG ATCccctactcctcctcctcccctggcaGCTACTCG GGACccccaggaggaggtgggcctcCTGGCACACCCATCATGCCCAGCCCTGGAG ACTCCACCAACTCCAGTGAGAACATGTACACCATCATGAACCCCATCGGGCCGGGGGCCGGCAGGGCTAAT TTCCCTCTCGGCCCTGGTCCGGAGGGCCCCATGGCCGCCATGAGTGCGATGGAGCCTCACCATGTCAACGGATCCCTGG GCTCGGGCGATCTGGACGGGTTGCCGAAG AGCTCCCCCGGCGCCGTGGCCGGCCTGAGCAACACCCCGGGCACCCCGCGGGACGACAGCGAGATGGCGGCCGCCGGGACCTTCCTGCACCCGTTCCCGAGCGAAAGCGTAAGCGACTGCGTCGACTCCCCCCCCGCGGCGGCGTCGGGCCGGAGGGGCCTGGCGGGCAGACCCCGGCGGGGCGGCCGGGGGGCCAGAGCAAGACCGTGA
- the SSBP4 gene encoding single-stranded DNA-binding protein 4 isoform X5, translated as MGSMAPNDAMASGPMAPGFFQPFMSPRFPGGPRPTLRMPSQPPVGLPGSQPLLPGAMDPSPRAQGHSSMGPLQRVTPPRGMTSVGPQSYGGGMRPPPNSLAGPGLPTMSMGPGVRGPWASPSGNSIPYSSSSPGSYSGPPGGGGPPGTPIMPSPGDSTNSSENMYTIMNPIGPGAGRANFPLGPGPEGPMAAMSAMEPHHVNGSLGSGDLDGLPKSSPGAVAGLSNTPGTPRDDSEMAAAGTFLHPFPSESVSDCVDSPPAAASGRRGLAGRPRRGGRGARARP; from the exons ATGGGGAGCATGGCCCCCAATGATGCAATGGCATCAGGCCCCATGGCACCCGGCTTCTTCCAG CCCTTCATGTCGCCGCGGTTCCCAGGGGGCCCCCGGCCCACCCTGCGGATGCCAAGTCAG CCTCCCGTGGgcctccctggctcccagcccctcctccctggcgCCATGGACCCCTCCCCGCGTGCTCAGG GGCACTCGAGCATGGGCCCACTGCAGAGGGTGACACCTCCACGGGGCATGACCAGCGTTGGGCCCCAG AGCTACGGAGGTGGCATGCGGCCCCCACCCAACTCTCTTGCTGGCCCGGGTTTGCCCACCATGAGCAT GGGACCCGGGGTGCGTGGCCCGTGGGCCAGCCCCAGTGGCAACTCG ATCccctactcctcctcctcccctggcaGCTACTCG GGACccccaggaggaggtgggcctcCTGGCACACCCATCATGCCCAGCCCTGGAG ACTCCACCAACTCCAGTGAGAACATGTACACCATCATGAACCCCATCGGGCCGGGGGCCGGCAGGGCTAAT TTCCCTCTCGGCCCTGGTCCGGAGGGCCCCATGGCCGCCATGAGTGCGATGGAGCCTCACCATGTCAACGGATCCCTGG GCTCGGGCGATCTGGACGGGTTGCCGAAG AGCTCCCCCGGCGCCGTGGCCGGCCTGAGCAACACCCCGGGCACCCCGCGGGACGACAGCGAGATGGCGGCCGCCGGGACCTTCCTGCACCCGTTCCCGAGCGAAAGCGTAAGCGACTGCGTCGACTCCCCCCCCGCGGCGGCGTCGGGCCGGAGGGGCCTGGCGGGCAGACCCCGGCGGGGCGGCCGGGGGGCCAGAGCAAGACCGTGA
- the SSBP4 gene encoding single-stranded DNA-binding protein 4 isoform X4 produces the protein MWNREDRTPAPASLSAQLCSAAAAPSPVMGSMAPNDAMASGPMAPGFFQPFMSPRFPGGPRPTLRMPSQPPVGLPGSQPLLPGAMDPSPRAQGHSSMGPLQRVTPPRGMTSVGPQSYGGGMRPPPNSLAGPGLPTMSMGPGVRGPWASPSGNSIPYSSSSPGSYSGPPGGGGPPGTPIMPSPGDSTNSSENMYTIMNPIGPGAGRANFPLGPGPEGPMAAMSAMEPHHVNGSLGSGDLDGLPKSSPGAVAGLSNTPGTPRDDSEMAAAGTFLHPFPSESVSDCVDSPPAAASGRRGLAGRPRRGGRGARARP, from the exons ATGTGGAACCGGGAAGACAGAaccccagctcctgcctccctgtctgCCCAGCTGTGT AGTGCTGCAGCGGCTCCCAGCCCAGTGATGGGGAGCATGGCCCCCAATGATGCAATGGCATCAGGCCCCATGGCACCCGGCTTCTTCCAG CCCTTCATGTCGCCGCGGTTCCCAGGGGGCCCCCGGCCCACCCTGCGGATGCCAAGTCAG CCTCCCGTGGgcctccctggctcccagcccctcctccctggcgCCATGGACCCCTCCCCGCGTGCTCAGG GGCACTCGAGCATGGGCCCACTGCAGAGGGTGACACCTCCACGGGGCATGACCAGCGTTGGGCCCCAG AGCTACGGAGGTGGCATGCGGCCCCCACCCAACTCTCTTGCTGGCCCGGGTTTGCCCACCATGAGCAT GGGACCCGGGGTGCGTGGCCCGTGGGCCAGCCCCAGTGGCAACTCG ATCccctactcctcctcctcccctggcaGCTACTCG GGACccccaggaggaggtgggcctcCTGGCACACCCATCATGCCCAGCCCTGGAG ACTCCACCAACTCCAGTGAGAACATGTACACCATCATGAACCCCATCGGGCCGGGGGCCGGCAGGGCTAAT TTCCCTCTCGGCCCTGGTCCGGAGGGCCCCATGGCCGCCATGAGTGCGATGGAGCCTCACCATGTCAACGGATCCCTGG GCTCGGGCGATCTGGACGGGTTGCCGAAG AGCTCCCCCGGCGCCGTGGCCGGCCTGAGCAACACCCCGGGCACCCCGCGGGACGACAGCGAGATGGCGGCCGCCGGGACCTTCCTGCACCCGTTCCCGAGCGAAAGCGTAAGCGACTGCGTCGACTCCCCCCCCGCGGCGGCGTCGGGCCGGAGGGGCCTGGCGGGCAGACCCCGGCGGGGCGGCCGGGGGGCCAGAGCAAGACCGTGA
- the SSBP4 gene encoding single-stranded DNA-binding protein 4 isoform X2: MYAKGGKGSAVPSDSQAREKLALYVYEYLLHVGAQKSAQTFLSEIRWEKNITLGEPPGFLHSWWCVFWDLYCAAPDRREACEHSSEAKAFQDYSAAAAPSPVMGSMAPNDAMASGPMAPGFFQPFMSPRFPGGPRPTLRMPSQPPVGLPGSQPLLPGAMDPSPRAQGHSSMGPLQRVTPPRGMTSVGPQSYGGGMRPPPNSLAGPGLPTMSMGPGVRGPWASPSGNSIPYSSSSPGSYSGPPGGGGPPGTPIMPSPGDSTNSSENMYTIMNPIGPGAGRANFPLGPGPEGPMAAMSAMEPHHVNGSLGSGDLDGLPKSSPGAVAGLSNTPGTPRDDSEMAAAGTFLHPFPSESYSPGMTMSV; the protein is encoded by the exons ATGTACGCCAAGGGGGGCAAGGGCTCGGCTGTGCCCTCCGATAGCCAGGCACGCGAGAA GTTGGCGCTGTACGTATATGAGTACCTGCTGCACGTCGGTGCCCAGAAGTCAGCCCAGACTTTTCTGTCCGAG ATCCGATGGGAGAAGAACATTACGCTGGGGGAGCCTCCGGGCTTCCTGCATTCCTGGTGGTG CGTGTTCTGGGACTTGTACTGTGCAGCGCCCGACCGCAGAGAGGCATGCGAGCACTCGAGTGAAGCCAAGGCCTTCCAGGACTAT AGTGCTGCAGCGGCTCCCAGCCCAGTGATGGGGAGCATGGCCCCCAATGATGCAATGGCATCAGGCCCCATGGCACCCGGCTTCTTCCAG CCCTTCATGTCGCCGCGGTTCCCAGGGGGCCCCCGGCCCACCCTGCGGATGCCAAGTCAG CCTCCCGTGGgcctccctggctcccagcccctcctccctggcgCCATGGACCCCTCCCCGCGTGCTCAGG GGCACTCGAGCATGGGCCCACTGCAGAGGGTGACACCTCCACGGGGCATGACCAGCGTTGGGCCCCAG AGCTACGGAGGTGGCATGCGGCCCCCACCCAACTCTCTTGCTGGCCCGGGTTTGCCCACCATGAGCAT GGGACCCGGGGTGCGTGGCCCGTGGGCCAGCCCCAGTGGCAACTCG ATCccctactcctcctcctcccctggcaGCTACTCG GGACccccaggaggaggtgggcctcCTGGCACACCCATCATGCCCAGCCCTGGAG ACTCCACCAACTCCAGTGAGAACATGTACACCATCATGAACCCCATCGGGCCGGGGGCCGGCAGGGCTAAT TTCCCTCTCGGCCCTGGTCCGGAGGGCCCCATGGCCGCCATGAGTGCGATGGAGCCTCACCATGTCAACGGATCCCTGG GCTCGGGCGATCTGGACGGGTTGCCGAAG AGCTCCCCCGGCGCCGTGGCCGGCCTGAGCAACACCCCGGGCACCCCGCGGGACGACAGCGAGATGGCGGCCGCCGGGACCTTCCTGCACCCGTTCCCGAGCGAAAGC TACTCCCCCGGGATGACCATGAGCGTGTGA
- the ISYNA1 gene encoding inositol-3-phosphate synthase 1: MEAAAEFVVESPDVVYSPEAIEAQYEYRTTCVSREGGVLKVHPTSTRFTFRTSRQVPRLGVMLVGWGGNNGSTLTAAVLANRLRLSWPTRTGRKEANYYGSLTQAGTVSLGLDAEGQEVFVPFNALLPMVAPDDLVFDGWDISSLNLAEAMRRAQVLDWGLQEQLWPHMEALRPRPSVYIPEFIAANQSARADNLIQGTRAQQLEQIRSDIRDFRSSAGLDKVIVLWTANTERFCEVVPGLNDTAENLLRTIQLGLEVSPSTLFAVASILEGCAFLNGSPQNTLVPGALELAWQRRVFVGGDDFKSGQTKVKSVLVDFLIGSGLKTMSIVSYNHLGNNDGQNLSAPPQFRSKEVSKSSVVDDMVQSNPVLYAPCEEPDHCVVIKYVPYVGDSKRALDEYTSELMLGGTNTLVLHNTCEDSLLAAPIMLDLALLTELCQRVTFCTDVDPEPQSFHPVLSLLGFLFKAPLVPPGSPVVNALFRQRSCIENILRACVGLPPQNHMLLEHKMERPGLKRVGLVATACPVPCKKGSAPTAPNGCTGDANGHSQAEAPQMPTT; this comes from the exons ATGGAGGCCGCAGCCGAGTTCGTGGTCGAGAGCCCCGACGTAGTCTACAGCCCCGAGGCCATCGAGGCGCAATACGAGTACAGGACGACGTGCGTCAGCCGCGAGGGCGGCGTCCTCAAG GTGCACCCCACGTCCACGCGCTTCACCTTCCGGACCTCCCGGCAAGTGCCCCGACTCGGGGTCATGCTCGTCGGCTGGGGCGGGAACAACGGCTCCACGCTGACCGCTGCCGTGCTGGCCAACCGACTGCGCCTGTCCTGGCCCACGCGCACCGGCCGCAAG GAAGCCAACTACTACGGCTCGCTGACGCAGGCGGGCACCGTTAGCTTGGGCCTGGACGCCGAGGGCCAGGAGGTGTTCGTGCCCTTCAACGCGCTGCTGCCAATGGTGGCGCCCGACGACCTGGTGTTCGACG GCTGGGACATATCGTCGCTGAACCTGGCGGAGGCTATGCGGCGCGCGCAGGTACTGGACTGggggctgcaggagcagctgtggCCGCACATGGAGGCCCTGCGCCCACGGCCTTCTGTCTACATCCCGGAGTTCATCGCAGCTAACCAGAGTGCGCGCGCCGACAACCTCATTCAGGGCACGCGCGCACAGCAG ctggAGCAGATCCGTAGTGACATCCGTGACTTCCGGTCCAGCGCCGGGCTGGACAAAGTCATCGTGCTGTGGACAGCAAACACGGAGCGCTTCTGTGAAGTGGTCCCGGGCCTTAATGACACTGCTGAGAACCTGCTGCGCACCATCCAG CTGGGTCTGGAGGTGTCGCCCTCCACGCTCTTTGCCGTGGCCAGCATCTTGGAGGGCTGTGCCTTCCTCAATGGGTCCCCACAGAACACGCTGGTGCCTGGTGCTCTCGAGCTGGCGTGGCAGCGCCGCGTCTTTGTGGGTGGAGACGACTTTAAGTCAGGCCAGACCAAAGTCAAGTCTGTGCTCGTTGATTTCCTTATCGGCTCCGGCCTCAAG ACCATGTCCATCGTGAGCTATAACCATTTGGGCAACAACGACGGGCAGAACCTGTCGGCGCCGCCACAATTCCGGTCTAAGGAGGTGTCCAAGAGCAGTGTGGTGGACGACATGGTGCAGAGCAACCCAGTGCTCTACGCGCCCTGCGAGGAGCCAGACCACTGC GTGGTCATCAAGTACGTGCCATACGTGGGTGACAGCAAGCGCGCACTGGATGAGTACACATCGGAGCTGATGCTAGGCGGTACCAACACACTGGTGCTGCACAACACGTGCGAG GACTCACTCCTGGCCGCGCCCATCATGCTGGACCTGGCTCTGCTGACTGAACTATGCCAGCGGGTGACCTTCTGCACCGACGTCGACCCAGAGCCGCAGAGCTTCCACCCGGTGCTGTCACTACTGGGCTTCCTCTTCAAGGCGCCGCTTGTGCCGCCGGGCAGCCCTGTGGTCAACGCGCTCTTCCGCCAGCGCAGCTGCATTGAGAACATCCTCAG ggcctgcgTGGGGCTCCCGCCACAGAACCACATGCTTCTGGAGCACAAGATGGAGCGCCCTGGCCTCAAGCGAGTTGGGCTTGTGGCCACTGCCTGCCCTGTTCCTTGCAAGAAAGGATCAGCACCAACCGCCCCCAACGGCTGTACTGGTGACGCCAATGGGCACTCGCAGGCTGAGGCACCCCAGATGCCCACCACCTAA
- the SSBP4 gene encoding single-stranded DNA-binding protein 4 isoform X3 has protein sequence MSTCCTSVPRSQPRLFCPRSDGRRTLRWGSLRASCIPGGAPDRREACEHSSEAKAFQDYSAAAAPSPVMGSMAPNDAMASGPMAPGFFQPFMSPRFPGGPRPTLRMPSQPPVGLPGSQPLLPGAMDPSPRAQGHSSMGPLQRVTPPRGMTSVGPQSYGGGMRPPPNSLAGPGLPTMSMGPGVRGPWASPSGNSIPYSSSSPGSYSGPPGGGGPPGTPIMPSPGDSTNSSENMYTIMNPIGPGAGRANFPLGPGPEGPMAAMSAMEPHHVNGSLGSGDLDGLPKSSPGAVAGLSNTPGTPRDDSEMAAAGTFLHPFPSESVSDCVDSPPAAASGRRGLAGRPRRGGRGARARP, from the exons ATGAGTACCTGCTGCACGTCGGTGCCCAGAAGTCAGCCCAGACTTTTCTGTCCGAG ATCCGATGGGAGAAGAACATTACGCTGGGGGAGCCTCCGGGCTTCCTGCATTCCTGGTGGTG CGCCCGACCGCAGAGAGGCATGCGAGCACTCGAGTGAAGCCAAGGCCTTCCAGGACTAT AGTGCTGCAGCGGCTCCCAGCCCAGTGATGGGGAGCATGGCCCCCAATGATGCAATGGCATCAGGCCCCATGGCACCCGGCTTCTTCCAG CCCTTCATGTCGCCGCGGTTCCCAGGGGGCCCCCGGCCCACCCTGCGGATGCCAAGTCAG CCTCCCGTGGgcctccctggctcccagcccctcctccctggcgCCATGGACCCCTCCCCGCGTGCTCAGG GGCACTCGAGCATGGGCCCACTGCAGAGGGTGACACCTCCACGGGGCATGACCAGCGTTGGGCCCCAG AGCTACGGAGGTGGCATGCGGCCCCCACCCAACTCTCTTGCTGGCCCGGGTTTGCCCACCATGAGCAT GGGACCCGGGGTGCGTGGCCCGTGGGCCAGCCCCAGTGGCAACTCG ATCccctactcctcctcctcccctggcaGCTACTCG GGACccccaggaggaggtgggcctcCTGGCACACCCATCATGCCCAGCCCTGGAG ACTCCACCAACTCCAGTGAGAACATGTACACCATCATGAACCCCATCGGGCCGGGGGCCGGCAGGGCTAAT TTCCCTCTCGGCCCTGGTCCGGAGGGCCCCATGGCCGCCATGAGTGCGATGGAGCCTCACCATGTCAACGGATCCCTGG GCTCGGGCGATCTGGACGGGTTGCCGAAG AGCTCCCCCGGCGCCGTGGCCGGCCTGAGCAACACCCCGGGCACCCCGCGGGACGACAGCGAGATGGCGGCCGCCGGGACCTTCCTGCACCCGTTCCCGAGCGAAAGCGTAAGCGACTGCGTCGACTCCCCCCCCGCGGCGGCGTCGGGCCGGAGGGGCCTGGCGGGCAGACCCCGGCGGGGCGGCCGGGGGGCCAGAGCAAGACCGTGA